From Bradysia coprophila strain Holo2 chromosome IV unlocalized genomic scaffold, BU_Bcop_v1 contig_5, whole genome shotgun sequence, one genomic window encodes:
- the LOC119071555 gene encoding oxysterol-binding protein 1 isoform X1, protein MADNQVKASSSSEPEMKGWLLKWTNYLKGYQRRWFVLSNGVLSYYRAEHGVGANSGVRSTGGKLSIRRRRQKDFRQENQAEMAHTCRGTISLHGALIHTVDSCTFAIANGGTQTFHIKAANEVERQSWVTALELAKAKAIRAMESEDEEDDADALSIPNEDMDTVLRDLSPRLENLKTCYELISKHGTALQRALTDLESGDDLANRSKIVSERATLFRISSNAMINACNDYLITAQNQGHKWSKMMQHKRDQRQHLEEMVEQLARQHSHLEQAAHRCRPNPVTSATSDDEDNEFYDAQEDGASIASQGDSSFILKIPRSSKRNSNDATGSSSEGEEPKSETQQVLVVTESDTKKTMDDTDSIKLTTVQKTPGRKRRSKVPEKPNYPLNLWSIMKNCIGKDLSKIPMPVNFNEPLSMLQRLTEDYEYADLLDMAAECDDPCEQLAYVAAFTISSYSTSSNRTGKPFNPLLGETFECDRMDDLGWRCVAEQVSHHPPMAAIHCEGRGWSCWQEFTMTSKFRGKYLQVIPLGTAYVEFKKSGNRYGWRKVTTTIHNIIVGKLWIDNHGDMDIIGTNKAKGINCHLKYIPYSYFTRETQRKVKGVIMNQDSQVKWVLSGTWDNKIEIAHVISTSGSADSPVYKTGNYKTIWVRRMPPSDSDKYYNFTELACQLNEIEPGVAPTDSRLRSDQRLMEDGRWEESNAEKMRLEKKQRTTRHQREAEAETAAAEGRPFTPYEPVWFVKAKDEDNPAYDAFIHVTRGTYWDAKQKQDWSQCPEIF, encoded by the exons AAATCAAGCTGAGATGGCACACACATGTCGCGGAACGATATCGCTACATGGCGCTCTTATACACACGGTTGATTCATGTACATTTGCAATCGCTAATGGTGGCACGCAAACGTTTCACATAAAGGCAGCCAATGAAGTTGAACGTCAATCATGGGTGACGGCACTTGAGTTAGCCAAGGCAAAGGCTAT ACGTGCAATGGAAAGTGAAGACGAGGAGGACGATGCGGATGCCCTTTCAATTCCTAATGAAGATATGGACACTGTTCTGCGTGACTTGTCACCTCGATTAGAAAATCTGAAGACATGCTATGAGCTTATATCGAAACATGGCACGGCCTTGCAACGCGCACTAACCGATTTGGAATCCGGTGATGATTTGGCAAACCGAAGTAAAATAGTTAGTGAACGAGCTACCTTATTCCGCATATCATCGAATGCGATGATAAAT GCATGCAATGATTATCTGATTACCGCGCAAAATCAAGGACACAAGTGGTCGAAAATGATGCAACACAAACGGGATCAACGACAGCACCTTGAAGAAATGGTAGAACAGTTAGCCAGGCAACATTCACATTTGGAACAGGCCGCACATCGTTGCAGACCAA ATCCAGTGACATCAGCAACATCTGATGACGAAGACAATGAATTTTACGACGCTCAAGAGGATGGAGCATCAATAGCCTCACAAGGGGACAGttcgtttattttgaaaatacctCGGTCCTCCAAACGAAATTCCAACGACGCGACCGGCAGTTCATCTGAAGGAGAAGAGCCGAAAAGTGAAACGCAGCAG GTACTGGTAGTTACGGAATCTGATACGAAGAAAACCATGGATGACACGGACAGCATTAAATTGACAACGGTACAGAAAACGCCCGGTCGCAAGCGACGATCCAAAGTGCCGGAGAAACCGAATTATCCGTTGAATTTGTGGTCGATCATGAAGAATTGCATCGGCAAAGATTTGTCGAAAATTCCCATGCCCGTCAATTTCAACGAACCATTGTCCATGCTGCAACGCTTAACCGAAGATTATGAATATGCCGATCTGTTAGATATGGCAGCCGAATGTGATGATCCCTGTGAACAATTAGCATATGTAGCCGCATTCACCATTTCCAGTTATTCAACGTCCAGTAACCGAACCGGCAAGCCATTCAATCCATTATTGGGCGAAACGTTTGAATGTGATCGAATGGATGACTTGGGATGGCGGTGTGTAGCTGAACAG GTGTCACATCATCCACCGATGGCTGCAATTCATTGTGAAGGTCGCGGATGGTCGTGTTGGCAAGAATTTACAATGACGAGCAAATTTCGAGGAAAATATCTTCAAGTTATTCCGTTAGGCACCGCGTATGTGGAATTTAAAAAGAGTGGCAATCGATACGGATGGCGAAAG GTTACGACCACTATTCACAATATAATTGTCGGCAAATTGTGGATAGACAATCACGGTGACATGGACATCATTGGCACCAACAAAGCCAAGGGCATCAACTGCCACTTGAAGTATATTCCGTACTCATATTTCACAAGAGAAACTCAGCGTAAGGTGAAGGGTGTCATAATGAATCAGGACAGTCAGGTGAAATGGGTTCTGAGCGGTACGTGggacaataaaatcgaaatagCGCATGTCATTTCAACCAGTGGATCGGCTGACAGTCCAGTATATAAAACTGGAAATTATAAAACGATTTGGGTACGGCGTATGCCGCCTTCTGATAGTGATAA GTATTACAACTTTACCGAATTAGCATGCCAATTAAACGAAATAGAACCAGGTGTGGCACCAACAGATTCTCGTTTACGTAGCGATCAACGATTAATGGAGGATGGGCGCTGGGAGGAAAGTAACGCCGAGAAAATGAG ATTGGAGAAAAAACAACGAACCACTCGACATCAACGCGAAGCCGAAGCTGAAACAGCTGCAGCCGAAGGACGTCCATTTACACCATACGAACCGGTATGGTTCGTTAAAGCGAAAGATGAAGACAATCCCGCTTACGATGCATTCATTCATGTCACGCGCGGTACGTATTGGGAcgccaaacaaaaacaagatTGGTCACAATGTCCGGAAATTTTCTAA
- the LOC119071555 gene encoding oxysterol-binding protein 1 isoform X2, with product MADNQVKASSSSEPEMKGWLLKWTNYLKGYQRRWFVLSNGVLSYYRNQAEMAHTCRGTISLHGALIHTVDSCTFAIANGGTQTFHIKAANEVERQSWVTALELAKAKAIRAMESEDEEDDADALSIPNEDMDTVLRDLSPRLENLKTCYELISKHGTALQRALTDLESGDDLANRSKIVSERATLFRISSNAMINACNDYLITAQNQGHKWSKMMQHKRDQRQHLEEMVEQLARQHSHLEQAAHRCRPNPVTSATSDDEDNEFYDAQEDGASIASQGDSSFILKIPRSSKRNSNDATGSSSEGEEPKSETQQVLVVTESDTKKTMDDTDSIKLTTVQKTPGRKRRSKVPEKPNYPLNLWSIMKNCIGKDLSKIPMPVNFNEPLSMLQRLTEDYEYADLLDMAAECDDPCEQLAYVAAFTISSYSTSSNRTGKPFNPLLGETFECDRMDDLGWRCVAEQVSHHPPMAAIHCEGRGWSCWQEFTMTSKFRGKYLQVIPLGTAYVEFKKSGNRYGWRKVTTTIHNIIVGKLWIDNHGDMDIIGTNKAKGINCHLKYIPYSYFTRETQRKVKGVIMNQDSQVKWVLSGTWDNKIEIAHVISTSGSADSPVYKTGNYKTIWVRRMPPSDSDKYYNFTELACQLNEIEPGVAPTDSRLRSDQRLMEDGRWEESNAEKMRLEKKQRTTRHQREAEAETAAAEGRPFTPYEPVWFVKAKDEDNPAYDAFIHVTRGTYWDAKQKQDWSQCPEIF from the exons AAATCAAGCTGAGATGGCACACACATGTCGCGGAACGATATCGCTACATGGCGCTCTTATACACACGGTTGATTCATGTACATTTGCAATCGCTAATGGTGGCACGCAAACGTTTCACATAAAGGCAGCCAATGAAGTTGAACGTCAATCATGGGTGACGGCACTTGAGTTAGCCAAGGCAAAGGCTAT ACGTGCAATGGAAAGTGAAGACGAGGAGGACGATGCGGATGCCCTTTCAATTCCTAATGAAGATATGGACACTGTTCTGCGTGACTTGTCACCTCGATTAGAAAATCTGAAGACATGCTATGAGCTTATATCGAAACATGGCACGGCCTTGCAACGCGCACTAACCGATTTGGAATCCGGTGATGATTTGGCAAACCGAAGTAAAATAGTTAGTGAACGAGCTACCTTATTCCGCATATCATCGAATGCGATGATAAAT GCATGCAATGATTATCTGATTACCGCGCAAAATCAAGGACACAAGTGGTCGAAAATGATGCAACACAAACGGGATCAACGACAGCACCTTGAAGAAATGGTAGAACAGTTAGCCAGGCAACATTCACATTTGGAACAGGCCGCACATCGTTGCAGACCAA ATCCAGTGACATCAGCAACATCTGATGACGAAGACAATGAATTTTACGACGCTCAAGAGGATGGAGCATCAATAGCCTCACAAGGGGACAGttcgtttattttgaaaatacctCGGTCCTCCAAACGAAATTCCAACGACGCGACCGGCAGTTCATCTGAAGGAGAAGAGCCGAAAAGTGAAACGCAGCAG GTACTGGTAGTTACGGAATCTGATACGAAGAAAACCATGGATGACACGGACAGCATTAAATTGACAACGGTACAGAAAACGCCCGGTCGCAAGCGACGATCCAAAGTGCCGGAGAAACCGAATTATCCGTTGAATTTGTGGTCGATCATGAAGAATTGCATCGGCAAAGATTTGTCGAAAATTCCCATGCCCGTCAATTTCAACGAACCATTGTCCATGCTGCAACGCTTAACCGAAGATTATGAATATGCCGATCTGTTAGATATGGCAGCCGAATGTGATGATCCCTGTGAACAATTAGCATATGTAGCCGCATTCACCATTTCCAGTTATTCAACGTCCAGTAACCGAACCGGCAAGCCATTCAATCCATTATTGGGCGAAACGTTTGAATGTGATCGAATGGATGACTTGGGATGGCGGTGTGTAGCTGAACAG GTGTCACATCATCCACCGATGGCTGCAATTCATTGTGAAGGTCGCGGATGGTCGTGTTGGCAAGAATTTACAATGACGAGCAAATTTCGAGGAAAATATCTTCAAGTTATTCCGTTAGGCACCGCGTATGTGGAATTTAAAAAGAGTGGCAATCGATACGGATGGCGAAAG GTTACGACCACTATTCACAATATAATTGTCGGCAAATTGTGGATAGACAATCACGGTGACATGGACATCATTGGCACCAACAAAGCCAAGGGCATCAACTGCCACTTGAAGTATATTCCGTACTCATATTTCACAAGAGAAACTCAGCGTAAGGTGAAGGGTGTCATAATGAATCAGGACAGTCAGGTGAAATGGGTTCTGAGCGGTACGTGggacaataaaatcgaaatagCGCATGTCATTTCAACCAGTGGATCGGCTGACAGTCCAGTATATAAAACTGGAAATTATAAAACGATTTGGGTACGGCGTATGCCGCCTTCTGATAGTGATAA GTATTACAACTTTACCGAATTAGCATGCCAATTAAACGAAATAGAACCAGGTGTGGCACCAACAGATTCTCGTTTACGTAGCGATCAACGATTAATGGAGGATGGGCGCTGGGAGGAAAGTAACGCCGAGAAAATGAG ATTGGAGAAAAAACAACGAACCACTCGACATCAACGCGAAGCCGAAGCTGAAACAGCTGCAGCCGAAGGACGTCCATTTACACCATACGAACCGGTATGGTTCGTTAAAGCGAAAGATGAAGACAATCCCGCTTACGATGCATTCATTCATGTCACGCGCGGTACGTATTGGGAcgccaaacaaaaacaagatTGGTCACAATGTCCGGAAATTTTCTAA